A region of Allocoleopsis franciscana PCC 7113 DNA encodes the following proteins:
- a CDS encoding Fur family transcriptional regulator, with protein MSLCQLDKPVVRSESSRSSNSSIAFISAQELYIELRHQNQSLGLATIYRILKALQKEGVIQARTLNSGKSLYSLVRAEQRHYLTCVRCGQSIPVEDCPVCHMAATWCKSLSFKVYYHTLEFFGLCPECSQQLHSL; from the coding sequence TTGTCTCTATGCCAGCTCGACAAGCCAGTAGTCAGGAGCGAATCCTCACGCTCCTCAAACAGCTCGATCGCTTTCATCAGCGCTCAAGAACTCTATATTGAGCTGCGCCATCAAAATCAAAGTTTGGGATTAGCAACGATTTATCGCATATTGAAAGCACTCCAAAAAGAGGGAGTGATTCAGGCGAGAACCCTCAACTCAGGTAAGTCTCTCTACAGCCTAGTCAGGGCAGAACAACGACACTACTTAACCTGTGTTCGTTGCGGTCAGTCGATTCCTGTTGAAGATTGCCCTGTCTGCCACATGGCGGCGACTTGGTGTAAGTCGCTATCCTTCAAGGTCTACTATCACACACTCGAATTTTTTGGTTTGTGTCCTGAGTGTTCGCAACAACTCCATTCTTTGTAG
- a CDS encoding formylmethanofuran dehydrogenase subunit E family protein: protein MRQLTLLMCLFLTVFAVGVRAETETPEEWVRLGRRVHGGFGTYVVVGIRIGLDAMKRLEASPRDLDVTYQEGLLSPCPCVVDGIMIATVSTPGQNSLRVLPTRRDRNTFGVAIIKNKKTGQALRYTLPNSVRSQLDSWNQSLTERQRYDAVMNAPADSLYIVEPYDEPGSKS from the coding sequence ATGAGACAGCTTACATTACTAATGTGCTTGTTTCTAACGGTCTTTGCTGTTGGGGTGCGTGCTGAAACTGAAACACCAGAAGAATGGGTAAGGCTGGGACGCCGCGTTCATGGGGGTTTCGGCACCTATGTCGTGGTGGGGATTCGGATTGGTCTTGATGCGATGAAACGTCTGGAAGCTTCACCACGCGATTTAGATGTAACTTACCAAGAGGGACTGCTCTCCCCTTGTCCCTGTGTTGTAGATGGCATCATGATTGCCACCGTCTCCACACCCGGACAAAACTCGCTGCGCGTTCTGCCGACAAGACGCGACCGGAACACCTTTGGCGTTGCGATTATTAAAAATAAGAAAACGGGACAAGCGTTACGTTATACCTTACCCAACTCGGTTCGCTCTCAACTTGATAGTTGGAACCAAAGTTTGACCGAACGCCAGCGCTATGACGCAGTAATGAATGCACCTGCTGACTCTCTGTACATCGTGGAACCTTACGATGAACCAGGGAGCAAGTCATAG
- a CDS encoding pentapeptide repeat-containing protein yields the protein MKADELLRQYAAGERYFRGVSLQGIYLRGVSLSGADLRWVDLSRASLMDVDLSQANLHGANLSSSNLLMANLNQACLSQANFQQAILIKADLSETVLHTTNFQRANLCLANLMGASDISTANLQKAILNGATMPDGTVFGKRSWWFRLQGVFERLNRNAICLQQRNAIATEKERLQLTHFNWKSNPGSEGSFDRWHRP from the coding sequence ATGAAAGCAGATGAACTCTTACGGCAATACGCAGCGGGAGAACGGTATTTTCGTGGAGTTTCCCTTCAGGGGATATACCTAAGAGGGGTTTCCTTGAGTGGGGCAGATTTGCGATGGGTTGATTTAAGTCGGGCATCTTTGATGGATGTTGACCTGAGTCAAGCTAATCTGCATGGTGCAAACCTCAGCTCTTCAAATCTTTTGATGGCTAATTTAAATCAGGCTTGTTTGAGTCAAGCCAACTTCCAACAAGCCATTCTAATCAAGGCTGACCTGAGCGAGACTGTCTTGCATACTACCAACTTTCAACGAGCCAATTTGTGTCTCGCCAATCTGATGGGAGCTTCTGACATCTCAACAGCCAACCTCCAAAAAGCAATACTCAATGGCGCAACAATGCCAGATGGAACAGTTTTTGGCAAGCGCAGTTGGTGGTTTAGGCTGCAAGGAGTCTTTGAACGCTTGAATCGAAATGCGATCTGCTTGCAGCAGCGCAACGCTATCGCTACTGAAAAAGAGCGGTTACAGCTTACCCATTTTAACTGGAAGAGTAACCCAGGTAGCGAAGGTTCATTTGATAGATGGCACAGACCCTAA
- a CDS encoding Chlorophyll A-B binding protein: MINPSVVFRRLIQQALNNFAIEPKVYVDETQRTGFTDYAEKLNGRLAMIGFVSLLALEALTGHGLIGWLTSL, translated from the coding sequence CTGATTAATCCATCGGTTGTTTTTCGCCGACTTATTCAGCAAGCCCTAAATAACTTTGCCATCGAACCCAAAGTCTATGTGGATGAAACGCAGCGTACTGGCTTTACCGACTATGCCGAGAAACTCAATGGGCGTCTGGCTATGATTGGCTTTGTTTCACTCTTAGCTCTCGAAGCCCTCACCGGACACGGCTTGATTGGATGGCTGACAAGCTTGTAA
- a CDS encoding IS5 family transposase (programmed frameshift) — protein MYRKASSSPTPPENFELPFEGKLSQDNRWVIMANLIPWDEFEEEYAKIFSIDMGAPALPFRMALGSLIIKERLGISDRETVEQIKENPYLQYFIGRKHYSNEAPYDASLLVRFRERINVDLVNQINQRMVKKIQEETEEESKKKSLSERQETRESPNQGKLILDATCAPGDISYPNDLGLLNQARVKTEKIIDTLYKPLKGRLKKKPKTYRNLARKDYLKVAKKRRSSRKERRKAIKKQLKYIKRNLSHIDQLLQTGEALEGLSISQYKSLLVVAEVYRQQQWMYENKAQRIDDRIVSLSQPHIRPIVRGKAGKPVEFGAKLAASVRDGYVFLDRISWDNFNEAGDLKAQIEAFKQHTGVYPESVHVDRIYRNRENRAFCKERGIRISGPPLGRPPANVSSDKKKQALDDEKVRNAIEGKFGISKRRFSLNRVMAKLPHTSQTAIAITFLVMNLSTLLRQFFCLFLCNTQHHAFFLDNY, from the exons ATGTACAGAAAAGCTTCCTCAAGCCCGACCCCACCGGAAAACTTTGAGCTGCCCTTTGAGGGAAAGTTATCACAAGATAACCGTTGGGTAATCATGGCAAATCTGATACCCTGGGATGAATTTGAAGAGGAATACGCCAAAATTTTTTCTATTGATATGGGGGCACCTGCGCTGCCATTTCGGATGGCATTGGGTTCATTAATAATCAAAGAAAGATTAGGAATAAGCGATCGGGAAACAGTAGAACAAATAAAAGAAAACCCTTACTTACAATACTTTATAGGGAGAAAGCATTACAGCAACGAAGCCCCTTATGATGCCTCACTTTTGGTAAGATTTAGAGAAAGGATAAATGTTGATTTAGTAAATCAAATAAATCAAAGAATGGTAAAGAAGATTCAGGAAGAAACAGAGGAGGAATCTAAAAAAAAA TCACTCTCAGAAAGGCAAGAAACAAGAGAAAGCCCGAATCAAGGGAAATTAATTCTGGATGCTACCTGTGCGCCAGGAGATATCAGCTATCCCAATGACTTGGGTCTATTAAATCAAGCCAGAGTCAAAACGGAAAAGATAATAGATACTCTCTATAAGCCCCTAAAAGGGAGACTAAAGAAAAAGCCAAAAACTTATAGAAACCTCGCTCGGAAAGATTACTTGAAAGTCGCCAAAAAACGGAGATCGTCAAGAAAAGAGAGAAGAAAAGCTATAAAAAAACAACTGAAATATATAAAAAGAAATTTATCACACATTGACCAGCTCCTTCAGACAGGAGAAGCACTTGAGGGTTTGAGCATCTCTCAATATAAGAGCTTGCTGGTGGTGGCGGAAGTTTACCGTCAACAGCAATGGATGTATGAGAATAAAGCCCAGAGAATTGACGACAGAATAGTCAGTTTAAGTCAGCCCCATATCCGTCCAATTGTGAGAGGAAAAGCCGGAAAACCTGTAGAATTTGGAGCTAAACTAGCAGCAAGCGTCAGAGATGGATATGTCTTTTTAGACCGTATAAGCTGGGATAACTTTAATGAAGCCGGAGACTTAAAAGCCCAAATAGAAGCATTTAAACAGCACACAGGAGTCTATCCCGAATCAGTACATGTAGATAGAATTTATCGAAATCGCGAGAATCGAGCATTCTGTAAAGAAAGAGGGATTAGAATAAGTGGCCCCCCCTTAGGCAGACCTCCAGCTAATGTCAGCTCAGACAAAAAGAAACAAGCCTTAGACGACGAGAAGGTTCGCAATGCTATTGAAGGAAAATTTGGCATCTCAAAGCGAAGATTTAGCTTGAATCGCGTCATGGCTAAACTGCCTCATACTTCTCAAACGGCTATTGCTATCACTTTTTTAGTCATGAATCTTTCCACCCTGCTACGGCAGTTTTTTTGTCTTTTTTTGTGCAATACACAACATCACGCCTTTTTTCTCGATAACTATTAA
- a CDS encoding iron chelate uptake ABC transporter family permease subunit produces MATEFGSNGEQPTVIAALLGAFGVMCCVVVAANYVRNSVTLLVVGLLFGYVTSAVVNLLLYFSVPEQIQTYIIWTFGSFATVTQQQIPLFGAMVLVGIAIALSSSKALNLLLLGETQALTLGLKLSQMRVVIIVNVSILAGTVTAFCGPIAFLGIAVPHLGRALLKTTDHRLLIPTVMVLGANLAIAGDLVAQLPGQQTTLPLNTVTALLGVPIVLGVILRK; encoded by the coding sequence TTGGCAACAGAATTCGGTTCTAACGGGGAGCAGCCGACGGTAATCGCGGCACTTTTGGGTGCATTCGGCGTGATGTGCTGCGTGGTGGTGGCGGCGAATTATGTCAGAAATTCCGTGACATTGCTAGTTGTCGGATTGTTGTTTGGCTATGTCACCAGTGCGGTTGTGAATCTCCTGCTGTATTTCAGCGTACCTGAGCAAATTCAAACCTATATTATCTGGACGTTTGGTAGCTTTGCTACAGTGACACAGCAGCAGATTCCGTTATTCGGGGCGATGGTACTAGTGGGAATTGCGATCGCTTTGAGCAGTAGTAAAGCGCTGAATCTCTTGCTGTTGGGGGAAACTCAAGCTCTCACATTGGGACTGAAACTCTCGCAGATGCGCGTCGTTATCATTGTCAATGTCTCCATCTTGGCTGGCACAGTAACGGCATTTTGTGGACCGATTGCCTTTCTCGGAATTGCCGTTCCCCATTTGGGACGTGCTTTGTTAAAAACGACCGATCATCGATTACTGATACCTACTGTTATGGTACTGGGGGCTAACCTGGCAATAGCCGGGGATTTAGTCGCTCAACTGCCGGGACAGCAAACAACCTTACCCTTAAATACCGTCACCGCACTCTTAGGGGTACCGATTGTCCTGGGCGTTATTTTGCGAAAATAG
- a CDS encoding nucleotidyltransferase family protein codes for MTIRAIELPMEKIAEFCHKWQVTEFALFGSVLRDDFRPDSDIDVMVQFHPDAHPTFRTLDHMEAELKTVFDRDIDLITRQGIETSRNYLRRHEILSSAQVIYATGSSIPA; via the coding sequence ATGACAATTAGGGCGATCGAATTACCAATGGAGAAAATTGCTGAGTTTTGTCACAAATGGCAAGTGACAGAATTTGCTCTATTTGGCTCTGTCCTGCGCGATGACTTTCGCCCCGACAGCGATATTGATGTGATGGTGCAATTTCACCCAGACGCTCACCCCACTTTCCGTACCCTAGACCACATGGAAGCAGAACTTAAAACCGTTTTTGATCGAGACATTGACTTGATTACCCGTCAAGGGATTGAAACCAGTCGCAACTACTTACGCCGTCACGAAATCCTTTCTTCAGCCCAGGTGATTTATGCAACGGGATCTTCAATTCCTGCTTGA
- the ctaD gene encoding cytochrome c oxidase subunit I, giving the protein MICRTSYQYLVTSFFFFLVGGIFAMIIRGELITPEADLLDRAVYNAMFTMHGTVMLFLWTFPSLVGLSNYLVPLMIGAKDMAFPRLNAAAFWMVPVFGVILMASFFVPGGPSQSGWWAYPPVSLQNPTGNLINGQVLWILAVAISGISSIMGAVNFVTTIVRMRAPGMTWFRMPVFVWTVFAAQIIQLFGLPALTAGAVMLLFDLTIGTSFFDPAKGGDPVLFQHFFWFYSHPAVYVIILPIFGIFSEIFPVYARKPLFGYKVVAISSLIITGLSGIVWVHHMFASGTPGWMRMVFMATTMLISVPTGIKVFAWVATIWGGKLRLNTPMLFALGGLVMFVFAGVTGIMLASVPFDIHVNNTYFVVGHFHYVIYGAVVMGMYAALYHWFPKMTGRMYSEGLGKLHFVLTFIGTNLNFFPMHPLGLQGMPRRVASYDPEFAFWNVVASLGAFLLGMSTLPFILNMIGSWVQGEAAPKNPWRAIGLEWLVSSPPTVENFEELPVVVAEPYGYGKTEPLVANPDRLEVAHESH; this is encoded by the coding sequence GTGATTTGCCGGACATCATATCAATACCTGGTCACGTCCTTCTTCTTTTTCTTAGTGGGCGGCATCTTTGCCATGATTATTCGGGGGGAGCTGATTACCCCAGAAGCTGATCTGCTCGATCGCGCCGTGTACAACGCCATGTTCACAATGCACGGCACGGTGATGCTGTTTCTGTGGACGTTCCCTTCCCTGGTAGGGCTATCCAACTATCTGGTGCCCCTGATGATTGGGGCAAAAGATATGGCATTTCCGCGCCTGAATGCGGCGGCATTCTGGATGGTGCCTGTGTTTGGGGTGATTTTGATGGCAAGTTTCTTCGTTCCTGGGGGACCCTCCCAATCGGGCTGGTGGGCGTATCCTCCAGTCAGTCTCCAGAATCCAACGGGGAATCTGATCAACGGACAGGTGCTGTGGATTCTGGCGGTGGCGATCTCTGGCATATCCTCCATCATGGGAGCCGTGAATTTTGTCACGACGATCGTGCGGATGCGGGCACCGGGCATGACCTGGTTTCGGATGCCCGTGTTTGTCTGGACGGTTTTTGCCGCCCAGATCATTCAACTCTTCGGCTTGCCGGCTCTGACTGCCGGAGCCGTCATGTTGCTGTTCGATCTGACCATCGGCACCAGCTTTTTTGATCCTGCTAAAGGTGGCGATCCGGTGTTGTTTCAACACTTCTTCTGGTTCTACTCCCATCCCGCTGTGTATGTGATCATCCTGCCGATTTTTGGCATTTTCTCGGAAATCTTCCCGGTCTACGCCCGCAAACCGCTGTTTGGCTACAAGGTCGTCGCCATCTCGTCCCTGATCATCACGGGCTTGAGCGGCATTGTCTGGGTGCATCACATGTTTGCCAGTGGTACTCCAGGCTGGATGCGGATGGTGTTTATGGCAACAACGATGTTGATTTCCGTGCCCACGGGCATCAAGGTCTTTGCCTGGGTTGCCACCATTTGGGGCGGTAAGCTGCGTCTGAATACGCCCATGTTATTTGCCCTGGGTGGATTGGTGATGTTTGTCTTTGCAGGGGTGACAGGCATCATGCTGGCATCGGTTCCCTTTGACATTCACGTTAACAATACCTATTTTGTTGTCGGTCATTTTCACTACGTGATTTACGGTGCGGTGGTGATGGGGATGTATGCAGCGCTGTATCACTGGTTTCCCAAAATGACGGGACGGATGTATTCGGAAGGATTGGGCAAGTTGCATTTTGTGTTGACCTTTATTGGCACGAATCTCAACTTCTTCCCCATGCATCCCCTGGGCTTGCAGGGAATGCCCCGCCGAGTTGCCTCCTACGATCCGGAATTCGCCTTCTGGAATGTAGTTGCCAGTTTAGGGGCGTTCCTGTTGGGGATGTCCACCTTGCCCTTTATTCTGAACATGATTGGATCCTGGGTGCAGGGTGAAGCGGCTCCTAAAAATCCCTGGCGGGCGATCGGGCTGGAATGGCTGGTCTCCTCGCCACCCACCGTTGAAAACTTTGAGGAACTGCCAGTTGTGGTGGCAGAACCCTACGGCTACGGCAAGACTGAACCACTGGTTGCCAATCCGGATCGGTTGGAGGTCGCCCATGAATCCCATTGA
- a CDS encoding cytochrome c oxidase subunit 3 — protein MNPIEVDPSLNAKAPTAPTTDLHVSAQHHHDEAGNSMFGFIVFLLSESVIFLSFFTGYVVYKTNALDWLPPGVTGLETHEPAINTVVLVSSSFVIYIAERFLHVKNLWGFRLFWLLTMAMGSYFLYGQAVEWRSLSFGFTDGVFGGTFYLLTGFHGLHVLTGILLQAIMLVRSLIPGNYDRGEFGVAATSLFWHFVDVIWIILFVLIYVWQ, from the coding sequence ATGAATCCCATTGAAGTCGATCCTTCTTTAAACGCAAAGGCTCCCACGGCTCCCACGACCGATCTACACGTCAGCGCACAACACCACCATGACGAAGCAGGCAACAGTATGTTTGGCTTCATCGTGTTTCTGCTGTCGGAAAGTGTGATTTTCCTCAGCTTTTTCACCGGATATGTCGTCTACAAAACCAATGCTCTGGACTGGTTGCCGCCCGGTGTGACAGGGCTGGAAACCCATGAACCTGCTATCAACACCGTTGTCCTGGTATCCAGTAGTTTTGTGATCTACATTGCCGAACGGTTCTTGCATGTCAAAAATCTCTGGGGATTCCGGTTGTTCTGGCTGTTGACGATGGCAATGGGCAGCTATTTTCTCTATGGACAGGCGGTGGAATGGCGCAGTCTGTCCTTTGGCTTTACCGATGGCGTATTTGGTGGCACCTTTTACCTGCTCACTGGATTTCACGGACTGCATGTGCTGACTGGGATTTTATTGCAGGCGATTATGCTTGTGCGATCGCTCATCCCTGGTAATTACGATCGCGGTGAGTTTGGCGTAGCCGCCACCTCCCTGTTCTGGCACTTCGTCGATGTCATCTGGATTATTTTGTTCGTGCTCATCTACGTGTGGCAGTGA
- a CDS encoding IS1634 family transposase: MQVMNLDHLGLVAGIIDEIGLVEQIDLRLGQDSREKVSAGLVVKAMILNGLGFVSAPLYLFSRFFEGKATEHLIGTGVKPEHLNDDRLGRVLDELFLAGLTRCFVSIAMKAIAKFGVSIETAHLDSTSFHLHGEYETANDEVVVTQKTEDGTRVEIEVAPKAIHLTYGYSRDHRSDLKQFVMNLICGGEGGIPLFLEMADGNQDDKTKFAHLFEEFQKQWTFEGIHIADSALYTADNLKRMKQLKYHTLEAVEIIEQDHYSQPGRPAKQTRPTHKTYHIQATLVVNETVLEQQRQQAGRFILATNVLDKEQLNNDAVLSEYKEQQSTERGFSFLKDPLFFADSVFLKDPGRIAAVGMVMGLCLLVYNLGQAALRQALVQADESLPNQLKKPTQRPTLRWIFQCFQAVHLLVIDGVEQIANLTDERLKILRFFSQACRDYYLLC, encoded by the coding sequence ATGCAGGTAATGAACCTCGACCACTTGGGTCTGGTGGCAGGTATTATTGACGAAATCGGGCTGGTGGAACAAATAGACCTGCGGTTGGGGCAAGACAGCCGAGAAAAAGTCAGTGCAGGTCTTGTGGTCAAAGCAATGATTCTCAACGGACTGGGCTTTGTGTCAGCCCCACTGTACTTATTTAGTCGATTTTTTGAAGGGAAAGCTACAGAACACCTGATTGGAACCGGAGTCAAGCCAGAACATCTCAATGATGACCGCCTGGGACGAGTGCTTGATGAACTGTTCCTGGCAGGACTAACCCGTTGCTTCGTCAGCATTGCCATGAAAGCTATCGCCAAGTTTGGAGTGAGTATTGAGACAGCGCACTTAGACTCGACCTCATTTCATCTGCATGGCGAGTATGAAACAGCCAATGACGAAGTGGTAGTCACTCAAAAGACAGAAGATGGCACAAGAGTAGAAATTGAGGTAGCGCCGAAAGCGATTCACCTAACGTATGGATATTCTCGTGACCATAGAAGTGACCTCAAACAATTCGTGATGAATCTGATATGTGGTGGAGAGGGTGGTATACCGTTATTTTTAGAGATGGCAGATGGCAATCAAGACGACAAGACAAAGTTTGCCCATCTGTTTGAGGAGTTTCAGAAACAGTGGACTTTTGAGGGAATACACATAGCAGATAGTGCTTTGTACACTGCCGACAACCTCAAGCGGATGAAGCAGTTGAAATATCACACCCTAGAAGCAGTAGAAATCATTGAGCAAGACCATTACTCCCAACCGGGAAGACCAGCAAAGCAAACTCGACCCACTCACAAAACCTATCACATTCAAGCCACATTGGTAGTCAATGAAACTGTCCTAGAACAACAAAGACAGCAAGCGGGACGATTCATTCTCGCCACCAATGTCCTAGACAAGGAACAATTGAATAATGATGCAGTCCTGAGTGAGTACAAAGAGCAGCAGAGTACGGAACGGGGCTTTAGCTTTCTCAAAGACCCTCTGTTTTTTGCTGATAGTGTTTTCCTGAAAGACCCAGGTCGCATTGCTGCTGTAGGGATGGTTATGGGATTGTGTCTGTTGGTCTACAACTTGGGACAGGCAGCTTTACGTCAAGCCTTAGTTCAAGCTGATGAAAGCCTCCCTAATCAATTAAAAAAGCCGACTCAGCGTCCCACCCTCCGCTGGATATTTCAGTGTTTCCAAGCGGTGCATTTGTTAGTGATTGATGGGGTTGAGCAAATTGCCAATCTTACCGATGAACGCTTAAAGATTTTGCGCTTTTTCTCTCAAGCTTGCCGGGACTACTATCTATTGTGCTGA